One genomic window of Streptomyces sp. NBC_01276 includes the following:
- a CDS encoding glycoside hydrolase family 10 protein, with product MAHIGRRGLLAGAAGVLATTAAAAPAGERRAVQGSGGGRAPVPELRGMWIATVENVDWPSEAGLSAREQRAELTGLLDTAVERRLNAVFLQVRPTADALWPSTKEPWSQWLTGVQGQDPGWDPLGTAVAEAHARGLELHAWFNPYRVANHTDPQRLVAAHPARRNPTWAVPYGGKLYYNPGLPQVRAFVQEAMLDAVSRYPVDGVHWDDYFYPYPVAGQEFDDDEAYERYGGSFASRADWRRHNTDTLVKEMSDRLKGVRPAARFGVSPFAVWRNSDRDPLGSQTRAGVQTYDDLYADTRKWVREGWIDSIVPQAYWQIGHPSADYAAIVEWWAGTVRGTRVALYVGEALYRCDADSSTPAWRDPAELSRHLTLAARHAEVRGHVYFSAKQVTADPNGAMARVVADHYPATAAPR from the coding sequence ATGGCGCACATCGGACGGCGGGGCCTGCTGGCGGGGGCCGCGGGGGTGCTGGCCACGACGGCGGCGGCCGCCCCGGCGGGGGAGCGGAGGGCGGTGCAGGGGTCCGGCGGCGGGCGGGCGCCGGTACCGGAACTCAGGGGGATGTGGATCGCCACCGTGGAGAACGTCGACTGGCCCTCCGAGGCCGGCCTGTCCGCGCGGGAGCAGCGGGCGGAGCTGACCGGGCTCCTCGACACGGCCGTGGAGCGGCGGCTGAACGCCGTGTTCCTCCAGGTCAGGCCGACGGCCGACGCCCTGTGGCCCTCGACGAAGGAGCCCTGGTCGCAGTGGCTGACGGGGGTGCAGGGGCAGGATCCCGGCTGGGACCCGCTGGGCACCGCGGTAGCCGAGGCGCACGCGCGGGGGCTGGAGCTGCACGCCTGGTTCAACCCGTACCGGGTGGCCAACCACACCGATCCCCAGCGGCTCGTCGCGGCGCACCCGGCCCGCCGCAACCCCACCTGGGCCGTGCCCTACGGGGGCAAGCTCTACTACAACCCGGGGCTGCCGCAGGTGCGGGCCTTCGTGCAGGAGGCGATGCTCGACGCCGTCTCCCGCTACCCGGTCGACGGGGTGCACTGGGACGACTACTTCTACCCGTACCCGGTCGCCGGTCAGGAGTTCGACGACGACGAGGCCTACGAGCGGTACGGCGGGTCCTTCGCCTCGCGCGCGGACTGGCGCCGCCACAACACCGACACCCTGGTGAAGGAGATGTCGGACCGGCTGAAGGGCGTCCGCCCGGCGGCCCGCTTCGGGGTCAGCCCCTTCGCGGTGTGGCGCAACAGCGACCGGGACCCGCTCGGCTCGCAGACCCGGGCGGGGGTGCAGACCTACGACGACCTGTACGCGGACACCCGCAAGTGGGTCCGCGAGGGCTGGATCGACTCGATCGTGCCGCAGGCGTACTGGCAGATCGGCCACCCGTCCGCCGACTACGCCGCGATCGTGGAGTGGTGGGCGGGCACCGTCAGGGGCACGCGGGTGGCCCTGTACGTGGGGGAGGCCCTGTACCGCTGCGACGCGGACAGCTCCACGCCCGCCTGGCGCGATCCGGCGGAGCTGTCGAGGCACCTGACCCTCGCGGCACGGCACGCCGAGGTCCGCGGCCACGTCTACTTCTCGGCGAAGCAGGTGACCGCGGACCCCAACGGCGCGATGGCCAGGGTCGTCGCCGATCACTATCCGGCGACGGCGGCGCCGCGTTGA
- the pheT gene encoding phenylalanine--tRNA ligase subunit beta, with translation MRVPLSWLREYVDLPAGETGRDVAAKLVDAGLEVETVEQLGAGLKGPLVVGRVLTIEELEGFRKPIRFCTVDVGSANGTGEPQEIVCGARNFSVGDKVVVVLPGAVLPGDFAIASRKTYGRTSHGMICSGDELGMGDDGTHGIIVLPPEHEVGTDAIELLQLVDEVLDIDITPDRGYCMSMRGVAREAATAYGLPLRDPALLDVPAPNSYGYLVKVDDPAGCDRFTARTVTGLDPEARSPIWLTRRLQKAGMRPISLAVDVTNYVMLELGQPLHAYDRSRLDGAIGVRRAEQGEKFTTLDGVKRTLDAEDLVITDNSGPIGLAGVMGGAHTEIADSVTDPETGAVTGTTDVVVEAAHFDSVSISRTARRLKLSSEASKRFERGVDPQAAAAAAQRTVDLLVLLAGGTAEAGVTELTAPGAPRTIAMRADHPDRVAGMDYGRETVVRRLQEVGCDVYGQDELVVTVPSWRPDLAEPNDLAEEVIRLEGYGNLPSTLPQVPSGRGLTARQLLHRRAGRALAGSGYVEALSYPFLGEGVFDQLQLPAHDAARQVVKLVNPISDEEPALRTTLLPGLLGALRRNDSRGSHDLALFETGSVFLAGDRPGVAVRLPVDRRPTDEEIATLNAALPAQPRHAAVVLAGAREQAGWWGKGRPADWADAVQAARALAVEAGTELVVRQGQYGPWHPGRCAELVVVLNGVETVIGHAGELHPRVVKAMGLPARTSAMEIDLDRLAAAGGEALQAPRISSFPVATQDVALIVDASVPASEVETALRKGAGELLESLRLFDVFTGEQVGEGKKSLAYALRFRATDRTLTAEESTAARDAAVALAGERTGAVLRGA, from the coding sequence ATGCGGGTCCCGCTTTCGTGGCTGCGGGAGTACGTAGACCTCCCCGCAGGTGAGACCGGCCGTGACGTGGCGGCCAAGCTCGTCGACGCCGGCCTGGAGGTCGAGACCGTCGAGCAGCTCGGCGCCGGGCTCAAGGGCCCCCTGGTCGTCGGCCGGGTGCTGACGATCGAGGAGCTGGAGGGCTTCCGCAAGCCGATCCGCTTCTGCACGGTCGACGTCGGCTCCGCCAACGGCACCGGTGAGCCGCAGGAGATCGTCTGCGGCGCCCGGAACTTCTCCGTCGGCGACAAGGTCGTCGTGGTCCTGCCCGGCGCCGTCCTGCCCGGGGACTTCGCGATCGCCTCGCGCAAGACCTACGGCCGCACCTCGCACGGCATGATCTGCTCCGGCGACGAGCTGGGCATGGGCGACGACGGCACGCACGGCATCATCGTGCTGCCGCCGGAGCACGAGGTCGGCACCGACGCGATCGAGCTGCTCCAGCTCGTCGACGAGGTCCTCGACATCGACATCACCCCGGACCGCGGCTACTGCATGTCCATGCGCGGTGTGGCCCGCGAGGCCGCCACCGCCTACGGCCTGCCGCTGCGCGACCCGGCGCTGCTCGACGTGCCCGCGCCGAACTCGTACGGCTACCTGGTCAAGGTCGACGACCCGGCCGGCTGCGACCGCTTCACCGCCCGCACCGTGACCGGTCTCGACCCCGAGGCCCGGTCCCCGATCTGGCTCACGCGCCGCCTCCAGAAGGCGGGCATGCGCCCGATCTCGCTCGCCGTCGACGTCACCAACTACGTGATGCTCGAACTCGGCCAGCCGCTGCACGCCTACGACCGCTCGCGCCTCGACGGCGCCATCGGTGTCCGGCGCGCCGAGCAGGGCGAGAAGTTCACCACCCTCGACGGGGTCAAGCGCACGCTCGACGCCGAGGACCTGGTGATCACCGACAACAGCGGCCCCATCGGGCTCGCCGGTGTCATGGGCGGTGCCCACACCGAGATCGCCGACTCCGTCACCGACCCGGAGACGGGCGCCGTCACCGGTACGACGGACGTGGTCGTCGAGGCCGCGCACTTCGACTCCGTGTCGATCTCGCGCACCGCCCGCCGCCTGAAGCTCTCCTCCGAGGCCTCCAAGCGCTTCGAGCGGGGCGTCGACCCGCAGGCCGCCGCCGCGGCCGCGCAGCGGACCGTCGACCTGCTCGTGCTGCTCGCCGGCGGTACCGCCGAGGCCGGGGTCACCGAGCTGACCGCCCCGGGCGCCCCGCGCACCATCGCGATGCGCGCCGACCACCCGGACCGGGTCGCGGGCATGGACTACGGCCGCGAGACCGTCGTGCGCCGCCTCCAGGAGGTCGGCTGCGACGTCTACGGCCAGGACGAGCTCGTCGTCACCGTCCCCTCGTGGCGTCCCGACCTCGCCGAGCCCAACGACCTCGCCGAGGAGGTCATCCGGCTGGAGGGCTACGGGAACCTCCCGTCCACCCTCCCGCAGGTGCCCTCCGGCCGAGGCCTGACCGCCCGGCAGCTGCTGCACCGCCGGGCCGGCCGCGCGCTGGCCGGCTCCGGCTACGTCGAGGCGCTGAGCTACCCGTTCCTCGGTGAGGGCGTCTTCGACCAGCTCCAGCTGCCGGCGCACGACGCCGCCCGCCAGGTGGTCAAGCTGGTCAACCCGATCTCCGACGAGGAGCCGGCACTGCGCACCACGCTGCTGCCGGGTCTGCTCGGCGCGCTGCGCCGCAACGACAGCCGGGGCAGCCACGACCTCGCGCTCTTCGAGACGGGCTCCGTCTTCCTCGCCGGCGACCGGCCGGGCGTCGCCGTACGCCTGCCCGTGGACCGTCGTCCCACGGACGAGGAGATCGCCACCCTGAACGCGGCCCTGCCCGCGCAGCCGCGCCACGCCGCGGTCGTGCTGGCCGGCGCCCGCGAGCAGGCCGGCTGGTGGGGCAAGGGCCGTCCGGCCGACTGGGCCGACGCGGTCCAGGCCGCCCGCGCGCTGGCCGTCGAGGCCGGTACCGAGCTGGTGGTCCGCCAGGGCCAGTACGGCCCCTGGCACCCGGGCCGCTGCGCCGAGCTGGTCGTCGTCCTGAACGGCGTGGAGACGGTCATCGGCCACGCCGGTGAGCTGCACCCCCGCGTGGTCAAGGCGATGGGCCTGCCCGCCCGTACCAGCGCCATGGAGATCGACCTGGACCGTCTCGCGGCGGCCGGCGGCGAGGCCCTCCAGGCGCCCCGGATCTCCTCCTTCCCGGTGGCGACCCAGGACGTGGCGCTGATCGTCGACGCGTCGGTCCCGGCCTCCGAGGTGGAGACCGCGCTGCGCAAGGGAGCCGGTGAACTGCTGGAGTCCCTGCGGCTGTTCGACGTGTTCACCGGTGAGCAGGTGGGCGAGGGCAAGAAGTCCCTCGCGTACGCGCTGCGCTTCCGCGCGACCGACCGCACGCTGACCGCCGAGGAGTCCACGGCCGCGCGCGACGCGGCGGTGGCCCTGGCCGGCGAGCGGACCGGGGCGGTGCTGCGCGGCGCGTAG
- a CDS encoding 3-hydroxybutyryl-CoA dehydrogenase, which produces MSSERHDVTDLSTLPTDIARVGVVGCGQMGAGIAEVCARSGLEVMVAETTGEALEIGRTRLHNSLTKAAERGKISEEERDATLARLTFTTDLGEFADRDLVIEAVVENEQVKTEIFQVLDQVITRPDAILASNTSSIPLVKLAVATSRPDQVIGIHFFNPAPVQQLVELIPALTTSDETVKRAEALVAKVLGKHAIRAQDRSGFVVNALLIPYLLSAIRMFESGIASREDIDNGMELGCAHPMGPLKLADLIGLDTVASVADSMYSEFKEPLYAAPPLLQRMVDAGRLGRKTGSGFYPYG; this is translated from the coding sequence ATGAGCAGCGAAAGGCACGATGTGACGGACCTCTCTACCCTCCCGACCGACATCGCACGGGTCGGCGTGGTGGGCTGCGGCCAGATGGGCGCGGGCATCGCCGAGGTGTGCGCCCGCAGCGGTCTTGAGGTGATGGTCGCCGAGACCACGGGCGAGGCCCTGGAGATCGGGCGCACCCGGCTGCACAACTCCCTGACCAAGGCCGCCGAACGCGGCAAGATCAGCGAGGAGGAGCGGGACGCCACCCTGGCCCGCCTCACCTTCACCACCGACCTCGGCGAGTTCGCCGACCGCGACCTCGTCATCGAGGCCGTCGTCGAGAACGAGCAGGTCAAGACGGAGATCTTCCAGGTCCTCGACCAGGTGATCACCCGCCCGGACGCGATCCTCGCCTCCAACACCTCCTCGATCCCGCTGGTCAAGCTGGCCGTCGCGACCTCGCGGCCGGACCAGGTCATCGGCATCCACTTCTTCAACCCGGCCCCGGTGCAGCAGCTCGTCGAGCTGATCCCGGCCCTGACCACGTCCGACGAAACCGTCAAGCGCGCCGAGGCCCTGGTCGCGAAGGTGCTGGGCAAGCACGCGATCCGCGCCCAGGACCGCAGCGGCTTCGTGGTCAACGCCCTGCTCATCCCGTACCTGCTCTCCGCGATCCGGATGTTCGAGTCCGGCATCGCGAGCCGCGAGGACATCGACAACGGCATGGAGCTGGGCTGCGCCCACCCGATGGGCCCGCTGAAGCTGGCGGACCTGATCGGTCTGGACACGGTCGCCTCGGTCGCCGATTCCATGTACTCCGAGTTCAAGGAGCCGCTGTACGCCGCTCCCCCGCTGCTCCAGCGGATGGTCGACGCGGGTCGCCTCGGCCGCAAGACCGGCTCGGGCTTCTACCCGTACGGCTGA
- a CDS encoding ATP-binding protein, which yields MTVGTNSSQEAAGAAEERLRDAPGPAGHGPAGPAPAADGLRGVPPQAASSARGRPAAPPRPSAAAPASAAAAASAPGPGPARGSAPSGAAAASAPGHASAGPGTVDDAPAWAGSGIDPDELPDGLVVADHTGRVICFNRAAARMTATDPGQALGARIERALPLEDLEGRRWWALTDPYGGLATRRGQPERNLLLPGGREVLVSARYVRSHPTGPLCRLVVTLRGTEARRRTERSHAELIATVAHELRSPLTSVKGFTATLLAKWERFTDDQKRLMLETVDADANRVTRLIAELLDISRIDSGRLEVRRQPVDIAAAVGRHVQALTANGQAPERFLVRVSRPLPDCWADPDKIDQILGNLLENAVRHGDGTVTIDVAPHEKGTAVTVTDEGPGIPEESMGRVFTRFWRGSKRGGTGLGLYIVKGIVEAHGGTITVGRGPGGGAEFRFILPVSAPAYLTQ from the coding sequence ATGACCGTCGGTACGAACAGCTCGCAGGAGGCCGCGGGCGCGGCCGAGGAGCGGCTGCGGGACGCCCCCGGGCCCGCGGGCCACGGCCCGGCGGGACCCGCGCCCGCCGCCGACGGCCTGCGCGGCGTTCCACCCCAGGCGGCCTCCTCCGCCCGGGGCCGTCCCGCGGCTCCCCCCCGGCCTTCCGCCGCGGCCCCGGCTTCCGCCGCCGCCGCGGCTTCCGCGCCCGGACCCGGCCCGGCCCGCGGCTCCGCCCCGTCGGGCGCCGCGGCGGCCTCCGCCCCCGGCCACGCGTCCGCGGGTCCCGGGACCGTGGACGACGCCCCCGCATGGGCCGGGTCCGGGATCGACCCCGACGAGCTGCCCGACGGGCTCGTCGTCGCCGACCACACCGGCCGGGTGATCTGCTTCAACCGGGCCGCCGCCCGGATGACCGCCACCGACCCCGGCCAGGCCCTCGGCGCCCGCATCGAACGGGCACTGCCGCTCGAAGACCTCGAAGGCCGCCGCTGGTGGGCCCTGACCGACCCCTACGGCGGCCTCGCCACCCGCCGCGGACAGCCCGAGCGGAACCTGCTCCTGCCCGGCGGCCGTGAGGTGCTCGTCTCCGCCCGCTACGTCCGCAGCCACCCCACCGGCCCGCTGTGCCGCCTCGTGGTCACCCTGCGCGGCACCGAGGCCCGCCGCCGCACCGAACGCAGCCACGCCGAGCTGATCGCCACCGTCGCGCACGAGCTGCGCTCCCCGCTGACCTCGGTGAAGGGCTTCACGGCGACCCTCCTCGCCAAGTGGGAGCGGTTCACCGACGACCAGAAGCGGCTGATGCTGGAGACCGTCGACGCCGACGCCAACCGCGTCACCCGCCTGATCGCCGAGCTGCTCGACATCTCCCGCATCGACTCGGGCCGCCTGGAGGTGCGCCGTCAGCCGGTCGACATCGCCGCCGCCGTCGGCCGCCACGTCCAGGCGCTCACCGCGAACGGCCAGGCCCCCGAACGGTTCCTCGTACGGGTCAGCCGTCCGCTGCCCGACTGCTGGGCCGACCCGGACAAGATCGACCAGATCCTCGGCAACCTCCTCGAAAATGCGGTGCGCCACGGTGACGGAACGGTCACCATCGACGTGGCGCCGCACGAGAAGGGAACCGCCGTCACCGTGACCGACGAAGGCCCCGGGATCCCCGAGGAATCGATGGGCCGCGTCTTCACCCGCTTCTGGCGGGGGAGCAAGCGCGGCGGCACCGGCCTGGGCCTGTACATCGTCAAGGGCATCGTGGAGGCCCACGGCGGCACCATCACGGTCGGCCGCGGCCCCGGCGGCGGGGCCGAGTTCCGATTTATCCTGCCCGTGAGCGCACCGGCCTACCTCACGCAGTAA
- a CDS encoding transcriptional regulator: protein MQPNALLDALLAEAGMSHAGLAAHVNQAGRSRGLALRYEHTAVSRWLKGQRPRGQVPDLICEVLGGRLRRPVGLEDIGLGIPGQHSPHTTRIGGFVDRATALWRSDELGRPALLTAEAVTGTPAVIPVWEWENPPEDADVSRSGPHRIGPEHIEVLRAARAHYELMYRRAGGMATRARIVRFLGSETAPMLRGSYPDGIGRLLHRATGSLVAVAGICAYDSDAHGLAQRYFHQALRLAKASGDRGLGAYVIALLVNQSLHLREYRQAVAFAEAALRAAGRHTTPALAADLYAMQAKAYAQLGDPVAALACIRSAEAAAERIRPGAEPDETGYVQPGLVNVQVAEALLSLGDLDAAHAQAAEAVGTPAHDRGRVHRLAMLCEIQLRQGEADRAVASAAEMAERAKGMESLRLRDRLRAVREQLLTSGYAGAEETAQLIDGALRVPL from the coding sequence ATGCAGCCCAACGCCCTGCTCGACGCCCTCCTCGCCGAGGCGGGCATGTCCCACGCAGGACTCGCCGCGCACGTCAACCAGGCGGGCCGGTCGCGCGGACTCGCGCTGCGCTACGAGCACACCGCGGTCTCGCGCTGGCTGAAGGGGCAGCGCCCCCGCGGCCAAGTGCCCGACCTGATCTGCGAAGTGCTCGGCGGACGCCTGCGACGGCCCGTCGGACTGGAGGACATCGGGCTCGGGATCCCGGGACAGCACAGCCCGCACACGACCCGGATCGGCGGCTTCGTCGACCGCGCCACCGCCCTGTGGCGCTCGGACGAACTGGGCCGGCCCGCGCTGCTCACGGCCGAGGCCGTCACCGGGACCCCGGCCGTGATCCCGGTGTGGGAGTGGGAGAACCCGCCGGAGGACGCCGACGTGTCCCGCTCCGGCCCGCACCGGATCGGGCCCGAGCACATCGAGGTCCTGCGGGCGGCCCGCGCGCACTACGAGCTGATGTACCGGCGGGCCGGCGGGATGGCGACGCGCGCCCGGATCGTCCGCTTCCTCGGCAGCGAGACCGCTCCGATGCTCCGCGGCAGCTACCCGGACGGGATCGGCCGGCTCCTGCACCGGGCCACCGGGTCCCTGGTGGCGGTCGCCGGGATCTGCGCGTACGACTCCGACGCCCACGGGCTCGCCCAGCGCTACTTCCACCAGGCGCTGCGGCTTGCCAAGGCCAGCGGGGACCGGGGGCTCGGCGCGTACGTGATCGCCCTGCTGGTCAACCAGTCGCTGCACCTGCGGGAGTACCGCCAGGCCGTCGCCTTCGCGGAGGCCGCGCTGCGCGCCGCCGGACGGCACACCACCCCGGCGCTGGCCGCGGACCTGTACGCGATGCAGGCCAAGGCCTACGCCCAACTCGGTGATCCGGTGGCCGCGTTGGCCTGCATCCGCAGCGCGGAGGCCGCCGCCGAGCGGATCCGGCCGGGCGCCGAGCCCGACGAGACGGGCTACGTACAGCCCGGACTGGTCAACGTGCAGGTGGCGGAGGCGCTGCTGAGCCTGGGGGACCTCGACGCGGCGCACGCCCAGGCCGCGGAGGCCGTGGGGACCCCCGCGCACGACCGGGGGAGGGTGCACCGGCTCGCGATGCTGTGCGAGATCCAGCTGCGCCAGGGCGAGGCGGACCGGGCGGTGGCCTCGGCGGCCGAAATGGCCGAACGGGCCAAGGGGATGGAGTCGCTGCGGCTGCGCGACCGGCTGCGGGCGGTCCGGGAACAGCTGCTGACCAGCGGGTACGCGGGCGCGGAGGAGACTGCGCAGCTCATCGACGGGGCGCTGCGCGTTCCCCTGTGA
- a CDS encoding PP2C family protein-serine/threonine phosphatase has product MITHAERPRVRRVCALARGGAAVSWEPSAPGRPGPGLATCAAFLLLATGCALRVRQGLVAELRRSREIAGATQQVLLRPLPGRMDGLALAAAQLSASRGAAVGGDLYEAVTTAYGVRVLIGDVRGHGLPALGAAAAVLGSFREAAHDEPEPAGVLRRMERSLERHLSERARAEPPSASPQRPRSTVAEEFVTVLLLQIAADGSVEALNCGHPWPYRLGPAPASVPPARTVRPLAGGETLPPLGVVPLPPDLRSRYCGEIGPGEVLVLYTDGAEDARDRRGRFFPLRGVLARAPAPTPARLVAGVHAALLRHTRGRLTDDVTLLVLRNDRGDRGERP; this is encoded by the coding sequence ATGATCACGCACGCGGAGAGGCCCCGGGTGCGCCGGGTGTGCGCCCTCGCCCGAGGCGGCGCCGCGGTGTCCTGGGAGCCGTCCGCCCCCGGGCGGCCGGGGCCGGGCCTCGCCACCTGCGCGGCCTTCCTGCTCCTCGCCACGGGCTGCGCGCTGCGCGTCCGCCAGGGGCTGGTGGCCGAACTGCGCCGCTCGCGGGAGATCGCCGGAGCCACCCAGCAGGTCCTGCTGAGACCGCTGCCCGGGCGGATGGACGGCCTGGCGCTCGCGGCCGCCCAGCTGTCGGCGAGCCGGGGCGCGGCCGTGGGCGGGGACCTGTACGAAGCGGTGACCACGGCGTACGGCGTACGGGTGCTGATCGGGGACGTACGGGGCCACGGCCTCCCGGCCCTGGGGGCGGCCGCCGCGGTCCTGGGCTCCTTCCGCGAGGCGGCCCACGACGAGCCCGAGCCCGCCGGGGTCCTGCGGCGGATGGAACGCTCCCTGGAGCGGCACCTGAGCGAACGCGCCCGCGCCGAGCCCCCGTCGGCCTCACCGCAACGGCCGCGGTCCACGGTGGCGGAGGAGTTCGTGACGGTGCTGCTGCTCCAGATCGCGGCGGACGGTTCGGTGGAGGCCCTGAACTGCGGCCACCCCTGGCCCTACCGCCTCGGCCCGGCACCGGCGTCCGTCCCGCCGGCGCGCACGGTACGTCCGCTCGCGGGCGGCGAGACGCTGCCGCCGCTCGGGGTGGTCCCCCTGCCGCCGGACCTCCGGTCCCGGTACTGCGGGGAGATCGGCCCCGGCGAGGTCCTCGTGCTGTACACCGACGGCGCCGAGGACGCCCGGGACCGCCGGGGCCGCTTCTTCCCGCTGCGGGGCGTCCTCGCGCGGGCGCCGGCGCCCACGCCCGCGCGGCTGGTCGCGGGCGTGCACGCCGCACTGCTGCGCCACACCAGGGGACGGCTCACGGACGACGTGACCCTGCTGGTGCTCCGCAACGACCGTGGCGACCGGGGCGAGCGCCCCTGA
- a CDS encoding NUDIX domain-containing protein — translation MQWTNLSEQTVYKNRWFDVNLADVELPDGRHLDHFVIRLRPVAVATAVNEANEVLLLWRHRFITDSWGWELPAGVVEDGEAVEAAAAREMEEESGWRPGPLHHLMTVEPSNGLTDARHHLYWAEGATYVGHPEDDFESSRREWVPLKLVPDMIARGEVPAANMAAGLLLLHHLRLG, via the coding sequence GTGCAGTGGACGAACCTGAGTGAGCAGACGGTGTACAAGAACCGATGGTTCGACGTGAACCTCGCGGACGTGGAACTCCCCGACGGCCGGCACCTGGACCACTTCGTGATCCGGCTGCGCCCGGTGGCCGTGGCCACGGCCGTCAACGAGGCCAACGAGGTGCTGCTGTTGTGGCGGCACCGGTTCATCACCGACAGCTGGGGCTGGGAACTGCCCGCCGGGGTGGTCGAGGACGGCGAGGCCGTCGAAGCGGCGGCGGCGCGGGAGATGGAGGAGGAGTCGGGCTGGCGGCCGGGGCCGCTGCACCACCTGATGACGGTGGAGCCGTCCAACGGGCTGACCGACGCCCGCCACCACCTCTACTGGGCGGAGGGGGCCACGTACGTCGGTCACCCGGAGGACGACTTCGAGTCCTCGCGGCGCGAGTGGGTCCCGCTGAAGCTCGTGCCGGACATGATCGCGCGGGGCGAGGTCCCGGCCGCCAACATGGCGGCCGGGCTGCTCCTGCTGCACCATCTGCGGCTCGGCTAG
- the pheS gene encoding phenylalanine--tRNA ligase subunit alpha: MSAPNKSYDPVEVEALKPEEIERMRDEALAAFASAGDLDELREAKTAHMGDRSPLALANREIGALPPQAKATAGKLVGQARGAVNKAFGARTVALEAERDERVLVEEAVDVTLPYDRVPAGARHPLTTLMDRIADIFVAMGYEVAEGPEVEAEWFNFDALNFTPDHPARQMQDTFFVRGPEGTEGDESGVVLRTHTSPVQARSLLERKPPVYIVCPGRVYRTDELDATHTPVFHQVELLAVDEGLTMADLKGTMDHMVQELFGEGTTTRLRPHFFPFTEPSAEMDMQCYVCRGASVGNPDRPCRTCSSEGWIELGGCGMVNPKVLTACGVDPEKYSGFAFGFGIERMLMFRHNVEDMRDMVEGDVRFTRPFGMEI, encoded by the coding sequence ATGTCGGCACCGAACAAGTCGTACGACCCTGTCGAGGTCGAGGCACTGAAACCGGAAGAGATCGAGCGCATGCGGGACGAGGCGCTCGCCGCCTTCGCGTCCGCCGGCGACCTCGACGAGCTCCGCGAGGCGAAGACCGCGCACATGGGCGACCGCTCGCCCCTGGCGCTCGCCAACCGGGAGATCGGCGCGCTGCCCCCGCAGGCCAAGGCCACGGCGGGCAAGCTCGTGGGTCAGGCCCGCGGCGCCGTGAACAAGGCCTTCGGGGCCCGCACCGTGGCGCTCGAAGCCGAGCGCGACGAGCGGGTGCTGGTCGAGGAGGCGGTGGACGTCACGCTGCCCTACGACCGCGTGCCCGCCGGCGCCCGCCACCCCCTGACCACGCTGATGGACCGCATCGCGGACATCTTCGTGGCCATGGGCTACGAGGTCGCGGAAGGCCCCGAGGTCGAGGCGGAGTGGTTCAACTTCGACGCCCTCAACTTCACGCCCGACCACCCGGCGCGCCAGATGCAGGACACGTTCTTCGTCCGGGGGCCCGAGGGCACCGAGGGCGACGAGTCCGGCGTCGTGCTGCGCACCCACACCTCCCCGGTGCAGGCGCGTTCGCTGCTGGAGCGCAAGCCCCCCGTCTACATCGTGTGCCCGGGGCGGGTCTACCGCACCGACGAGCTCGACGCGACGCACACGCCCGTCTTCCACCAGGTCGAGCTCCTCGCCGTGGACGAGGGCCTGACCATGGCGGACCTCAAGGGCACCATGGACCACATGGTCCAGGAGCTGTTCGGCGAGGGCACCACCACGCGCCTGCGCCCGCACTTCTTCCCCTTCACCGAGCCGTCCGCCGAGATGGACATGCAGTGCTACGTGTGCCGCGGCGCCTCGGTGGGCAACCCCGACCGCCCCTGCCGCACCTGCTCCAGCGAGGGCTGGATCGAGCTCGGCGGCTGCGGCATGGTCAACCCCAAGGTGCTGACCGCCTGCGGTGTGGACCCGGAGAAGTACAGCGGGTTCGCCTTCGGCTTCGGCATCGAGCGGATGCTGATGTTCCGTCACAACGTTGAAGACATGCGAGACATGGTCGAGGGTGACGTTCGTTTCACCCGGCCCTTCGGGATGGAGATCTGA
- a CDS encoding DUF1918 domain-containing protein, with protein sequence MRATEGDQLVQHGRVVGQHDKVGEITQVLGENGTPPYRVRFTDGHEAVMSPGPDCVVKHPSEHTP encoded by the coding sequence ATGCGCGCTACCGAGGGCGACCAGCTGGTGCAGCACGGCCGGGTCGTGGGACAACACGACAAGGTCGGCGAGATCACTCAGGTACTGGGCGAGAACGGAACCCCCCCCTACCGGGTCCGCTTCACCGACGGCCACGAGGCGGTCATGTCGCCCGGCCCCGACTGCGTCGTCAAGCACCCGTCCGAGCACACCCCCTGA